From the Corythoichthys intestinalis isolate RoL2023-P3 chromosome 13, ASM3026506v1, whole genome shotgun sequence genome, one window contains:
- the tspan11 gene encoding tetraspanin-11 — protein sequence MSSAYKDGEDWLTVCLKYLLFVFNSLFWVGGAAVLGVGVWTVVEKSEFLSLLASSTFAVSAYILILAGGLVVLTGFLGCCAVIREQRSCLSTYFFCLLLIFLIELVAGVLAYVYYQRLSEELKQHLKQTMTDNYAQPGKEAITLAVDKLQQDFKCCGSDSYQDWMSSVYISSKRADGRLVPDSCCKSVTPDCGLRDHPSNIYNVEGGCITKLEQFLADHLLIIGAVGIGVACLQICGMVLTCCLYRRIKMEPY from the exons ATGTCGTCTGCTTATAAAGATGGCGAGGATTGGCTGACCGTCTGTCTCAAGTACCTGCTGTTTGTCTTCAATTCGCTCTTTTGG GTGGGAGGTGCCGCCGTCTTGGGGGTGGGCGTGTGGACGGTGGTGGAGAAGAGCGAGTTCCTCAGCCTGCTGGCGTCCAGCACCTTCGCCGTCTCCGCCTACATCCTCATCCTGGCAGGTGGCCTGGTGGTGCTCACGGGCTTTCTGGGCTGCTGCGCCGTCATCCGAGAGCAGAGGAGCTGCCTCTCAACG TATTTCTTCTGCCTGCTGTTGATCTTCCTCATTGAACTGGTGGCTGGAGTTTTGGCGTACGTCTATTACCAGAGG CTGAGCGAAGAGCTGAAGCAGCATCTCAAGCAGACCATGACCGACAACTACGCCCAACCGGGGAAGGAGGCCATCACGTTGGCGGTGGACAAACTACAACAGGAC TTCAAGTGCTGCGGCAGTGACAGCTACCAAGATTGGATGAGCAGCGTATACATCTCATCCAAGCGCGCTGACGGCCGGCTAGTGCCCGACAGCTGCTGTAAGTCGGTCACGCCGGACTGCGGCTTACGGGATCACCCGTCCAACATCTACAATGTGGAG GGTGGCTGCATTACTAAACTGGAGCAGTTCCTGGCTGACCATCTGTTAATCATCGGTGCTGTGGGGATTGGAGTGGCCTGTCTGCAG ATCTGTGGGATGGTGCTCACCTGCTGCTTGTACAGAAGGATCAAGATGGAGCCTTACTGA
- the LOC130928595 gene encoding protein arginine N-methyltransferase 8-B-like isoform X2, whose product MGLGHSSRCLLLRRKMAEADGCERHHAVTSHFSQSAHPPSAAKPVPAAHHQHAPRDPQVFRAARSRGATSVSPEEMTSRDYYFDSYAHFGIHEEMLKDEVRTLTYRNAMYHNKHVFKDKVVLDVGSGTGILSMFAANAGAKHVYGIECSSISEFSEKIIKSNHLHNVVTIFQGKVEEVELPVEEVDIIISEWMGYCLFYESMLNTVIFARDKWLKPGGLMFPDRASLYVVAIEDRQYKDFKIHWWENVYGFDMSCIRNVAIKEPLVDVVDPKQVVTNACLLKEVDIYTVKPDDLTFTSAFCLQVQRNDYVHALVTYFSVEFSKCHKKTGFSTAPDAASTHWKQTVFYLEDYLTVKKGEEIFGSIAVRPNERNVRDLEFTLELDFKGQLCDAAISHDYKMR is encoded by the exons ATGGGACTCGGTCACTCGTCGCGTTGTTTGCTGCTACGGCGGAAGATGGCGGAGGCGGACGGCTGCGAG AGGCACCATGCTGTCACCTCCCACTTCTCCCAATCTGCCCATCCGCCTTCGGCGGCCAAACCAGTGCCTGCCGCCCACCACCAGCATGCACCCCGCGACCCCCAGGTGTTTCGCGCCGCTCGAAGCAGGGGCGCCACGTCTGTCAGCCCCGAGGAGATGACGTCGCGCGACTATTACTTTGACTCCTACGCCCACTTTGGCATCCATGAG GAGATGCTGAAGGACGAGGTGCGCACGCTAACGTACCGCAACGCCATGTATCATAACAAGCACGTCTTCAAGGACAAGGTGGTGCTGGATGTCGGCAGCGGGACGGGAATCTTGTCCATGTTCGCCGCAAATGCTGGTGCCAAACACGTCTATGGG ATTGAATGTTCCAGTATATCGGAATTTTCCGAGAAGATCATCAAATCCAACCATCTGCACAACG TCGTCACTATTTTCCAAGGCAAAGTGGAGGAGGTGGAGCTTCCCGTGGAGGAGGTGGACATCATCATCTCTGAGTGGATGGGCTACTGCCTCTTCTATGAGTCCATGCTCAACACTGTCATCTTTGCTAGGGACAAGTGGCTG AAACCGGGTGGTCTTATGTTCCCTGACCGAGCTTCCCTCTATGTGGTTGCCATTGAAGACCGGCAATACAAGGACTTCAAGATACACT GGTGGGAGAACGTGTACGGCTTCGACATGAGCTGCATTCGCAACGTGGCCATCAAGGAGCCTTTGGTGGACGTGGTAGACCCTAAGCAGGTGGTCACCAACGCTTGTCTGCTAAAG GAAGTGGACATCTACACGGTAAAGCCGGACGACCTGACCTTCACGTCGGCGTTCTGCTTGCAAGTGCAGCGCAACGACTACGTGCACGCGTTAGTCACCTACTTCAGCGTCGAGTTTAGCAAGTGTCACAAGAAGACGGGATTCTCCACCG CGCCGGACGCGGCTAGCACGCACTGGAAGCAGACAGTCTTCTACTTGGAGGACTACTTGACGGTGAAGAAAGGCGAAGAGATCTTCGGCAGCATCGCCGTCAGGCCCAATGAGAGAAATGTG CGTGACCTGGAGTTCACCTTGGAACTGGACTTTAAAGGCCAGCTGTGCGATGCCGCCATCTCCCACGACTATAAGATGCGTTAG
- the LOC130928595 gene encoding protein arginine N-methyltransferase 8-like isoform X1, producing MGLGHSSRCLLLRRKMAEADGCERHHAVTSHFSQSAHPPSAAKPVPAAHHQHAPRDPQVFRAARSRGATSVSPEEMTSRDYYFDSYAHFGIHEEMLKDEVRTLTYRNAMYHNKHVFKDKVVLDVGSGTGILSMFAANAGAKHVYGIECSSISEFSEKIIKSNHLHNVVTIFQGKVEEVELPVEEVDIIISEWMGYCLFYESMLNTVIFARDKWLKPGGLMFPDRASLYVVAIEDRQYKDFKIHCKSFWAFFFFFLNSGLNVYPDQIEYVCAGWENVYGFDMSCIRNVAIKEPLVDVVDPKQVVTNACLLKEVDIYTVKPDDLTFTSAFCLQVQRNDYVHALVTYFSVEFSKCHKKTGFSTAPDAASTHWKQTVFYLEDYLTVKKGEEIFGSIAVRPNERNVRDLEFTLELDFKGQLCDAAISHDYKMR from the exons ATGGGACTCGGTCACTCGTCGCGTTGTTTGCTGCTACGGCGGAAGATGGCGGAGGCGGACGGCTGCGAG AGGCACCATGCTGTCACCTCCCACTTCTCCCAATCTGCCCATCCGCCTTCGGCGGCCAAACCAGTGCCTGCCGCCCACCACCAGCATGCACCCCGCGACCCCCAGGTGTTTCGCGCCGCTCGAAGCAGGGGCGCCACGTCTGTCAGCCCCGAGGAGATGACGTCGCGCGACTATTACTTTGACTCCTACGCCCACTTTGGCATCCATGAG GAGATGCTGAAGGACGAGGTGCGCACGCTAACGTACCGCAACGCCATGTATCATAACAAGCACGTCTTCAAGGACAAGGTGGTGCTGGATGTCGGCAGCGGGACGGGAATCTTGTCCATGTTCGCCGCAAATGCTGGTGCCAAACACGTCTATGGG ATTGAATGTTCCAGTATATCGGAATTTTCCGAGAAGATCATCAAATCCAACCATCTGCACAACG TCGTCACTATTTTCCAAGGCAAAGTGGAGGAGGTGGAGCTTCCCGTGGAGGAGGTGGACATCATCATCTCTGAGTGGATGGGCTACTGCCTCTTCTATGAGTCCATGCTCAACACTGTCATCTTTGCTAGGGACAAGTGGCTG AAACCGGGTGGTCTTATGTTCCCTGACCGAGCTTCCCTCTATGTGGTTGCCATTGAAGACCGGCAATACAAGGACTTCAAGATACACTGTAAATCCTTttgggcgtttttttttttttttttaaactctggATTAAATGTCTATCCCGATCAAATTGAATATGTGTGTGCAGGGTGGGAGAACGTGTACGGCTTCGACATGAGCTGCATTCGCAACGTGGCCATCAAGGAGCCTTTGGTGGACGTGGTAGACCCTAAGCAGGTGGTCACCAACGCTTGTCTGCTAAAG GAAGTGGACATCTACACGGTAAAGCCGGACGACCTGACCTTCACGTCGGCGTTCTGCTTGCAAGTGCAGCGCAACGACTACGTGCACGCGTTAGTCACCTACTTCAGCGTCGAGTTTAGCAAGTGTCACAAGAAGACGGGATTCTCCACCG CGCCGGACGCGGCTAGCACGCACTGGAAGCAGACAGTCTTCTACTTGGAGGACTACTTGACGGTGAAGAAAGGCGAAGAGATCTTCGGCAGCATCGCCGTCAGGCCCAATGAGAGAAATGTG CGTGACCTGGAGTTCACCTTGGAACTGGACTTTAAAGGCCAGCTGTGCGATGCCGCCATCTCCCACGACTATAAGATGCGTTAG